A region from the Hippoglossus hippoglossus isolate fHipHip1 chromosome 18, fHipHip1.pri, whole genome shotgun sequence genome encodes:
- the chd3 gene encoding chromodomain-helicase-DNA-binding protein 3 isoform X6: protein MSSPLRSCEEDEGMVVNSEGGDFDEEDDDGDRDEDASDINSPAAPRETATAAAAAAAPEEEAEASDREVPCRKKGRPKKKKDTKKKDKEGKPAKAKKRKKIDSNVERDSDRERDFGENSDSVASDYGSGEKKKKRKHKERKEKKTKKKKKDDVERDSSQEESTKPMEQKNSAQLAKEWGLEDVDHTFTEEDYRELTNYKAFSQFMRPMIAKKNPKIPMSKMMTILGAKWREFSSNNPFKGNAAAVAAAAAAAAIAVAEQVSAATASPEPPPQPPPIRKAKTKEGKGPGYKKRSKSPRVSDKKKAQAKAKKMAPIRIKLSPIGAKRKKSCSSDDIEEDESEQEDSSVHSSSVRSDSSGRVKKNKRGRPVKKKKKSVISCPPPVPGEEEGEGYETDHQDYCEVCQQGGEIILCDTCPRAYHLVCLEPELDKAPEGKWSCPHCEKEGIQWEAKDEEFEDFEEDSEDRVISDVGAGIVVPTGAEEEDDDHMEFCRVCKDGGELLCCDTCTSSYHIHCLNPPLPEIPNGEWLCPRCTCPQIKGRVQKILHWRWGEPPSPIPVPPAPDAAPDAPPPPPMKGRPEREFFVKLVGQSYWHCTWITELQLEIFHSVMYRNYQRKTDMDEPPSLDYGSGGEDENGVGKSEKRRAKDPEYAIMDDKYYKYGIKPEWMMIHRIINHSSHCLSVSVDKKVTYHYLVKWRDLTYDQCTWERDDLDIPDFAIYKAKYWRHRDLITKEDPDKPRKMRSRNPEGEEESPASPVTDPTIKYEEQPDFVTSTGGTLHLYQLEGLNWLRFSWAQGTDTILADEMGLGKTIQTIVFLYSLFKEGHTKGPFLVSAPLSTIINWEREFEMWAPNFYVVTYTGDKDSRAIIRENEFSFDDTAVKGGKKAFKLRRDAPIKFHVLLTSYELVTIDQTALKSIDWACLVVDEAHRLKNNQSKFFRRLNDYKIDHKLLLTGTPLQNNLEELFHLLNFLTPNRFNNLEGFLEEFADISKEDQIKKLHDLLGPHMLRRLKADVFKNMPAKTELIVRVELSPMQKKYYKLILTKNFEALNSKGGNQVSLLNIMMDLKKCCNHPYLFPVASMEAQKTPTGAYEGSALTKASGKLTLMQKMLRNLKEQGHRVLVFSQMTKMMDLLEDFLDYEGYKYERIDGSVTGALRQEAIDRFNAPGACQFCFLLSTRAGGLGINLATADTVVIFDSDWNPHNDIQAFSRAHRIGQANKVMIYRFVTRASVEERITQVAKRKMMLTHLVVRPGLGSKAGSMSKQELDDILKFGTEELFKDEGEGMKNTTGDKVEDEGNVIHYDSSAIERLLDRSQNESDDTDVQNMNEYLSSFKVAQYMVREEDKVEEIEREIIKQEENVDPDYWEKLLRHHYEQQQEDLASKLGKGKRNRKPVNYNDAAQEDQEWHADISDNQSEYSVGSEEEDEDFDDRPEGRRQSRRQLRNEKDKPLPPLLARVGGNLEVLGFNTRQRKAFLNAVMRWGMPSQDAFSSQWLVRDLRGKSEKEFKAYVSLFMRHLCEPVADGAETFADGVPREGLCRQPVLTRIGVMSLVKKKIQEFEHINGRWSLPELKPEVNVDKSSSRASSPAVKTATPTPDGSYSNTPCTSMPATPAPADKLEKNGKEGEKEEDKEEGETLSEKGKEKDEGTEVDDNKTGDSEELSSTKETPQSASPCQKAEDIEEHDLKEAEKKETPDSPAAATEEKKAQEESNEETKQDTELKEEKSDGEKTAEEKEKDNEKHEETPTATEATDAKEKSEVADVKKEEVKGEKDAGKEVRAAKEEAPKGNGRPPVERPRFMFNIADGGFTELHTLWQNEERAAISSGKMNEIWHRRHDFWLLAGIVIHGYARWQDIQNDPQFAIVNEPFKTQANKGNFLEMKNKFLARRFKLLEQALVIEEQLRRAAYLNMTQDPSHPAMALNARFAEVECLAESHQHLSKESLAGNKPANSVLHKVLNQLEELLSDMKADVTRLPATLSRVPPIAARLQMSERSILSRLASKGTETHTPPPIPPGPYATPQNYGAPFTPAPPSALYMGGANYSQMPPGSFISVLNGPPMSVKKEREVELLVNRREQRSGEVICIDD, encoded by the exons AATTCCGAGGGAGGAGATTTCGATGAAGAAGACGACGACGGGGACCGAGACGAGGACGCAAGCGACATAAACTCTCCGGCGGCGCCTCGGGAAACTGCAacagccgccgccgctgccgccgcgCCAG aagaagaggcagaggcaTCAGACAGAGAGGTCCCGTGCAGGAAGAAAGGACGGCCGAAGAAAAAGAAGGACACAAAGAAGAAGGACAAAGAGGGGAAACCTGCCAAAGCAAAGAAACGCAAGAAGATC GACAGCAATGTAGAGAGAGActcggacagagagagagacttcgGCGAGAACTCCGACAGTGTCGCCAGCGACTATGGATctggtgagaaaaagaaaaagaggaaacataaagaaaggaaggagaagaaaaccaagaagaagaaaaaagatgacGTGGAGCGGGACAGCAGTCAGGAGGAATCAACAAAG CCAATGGAGCAGAAGAACTCGGCCCAGCTGGCAAAGGAGTGGGGTCTGGAGGATGTTGATCATACCTTCACAGAGGAAGACTACAGGGAACTCACCAACTACAAAGCCTTCAGTCAGTTCATGAG GCCAATGATCGCCAAGAAGAACCCTAAGATCCCCATGTCGAAGATGATGACCATCCTGGGGGCCAAATGGAGGGAGTTCAGCTCTAACAACCCCTTTAAGGGCAACGCCGCCGCCGtcgctgcggctgctgcagctgctgccattGCCGTCGCCGAGCAGGTCTCTGCAGCGACCGCCTCGCCTGAGCCGCCGCCACAGCCACCACCAATCAGGAAAGCCAAGACGAAAGAGGGCAAAG GCCCTGGCTACAAAAAGCGCAGTAAAAGCCCTCGAGTCTCAGACAAGAAAAAGGCTCAAGCAAAGGCTAAAAAGATGGCACCCATCCGTATCAAACTGTCGCCCATAGGTgccaagaggaagaagagctgCTCC AGCGATGATATAGAGGAGGACGAGTCCGAGCAGGAGGACTCCAGCGTCCACAGCTCCTCGGTTCGCTCGGACAGCTCCGGCCGTGTCAAGAAGAACAAGCGAGGACGTCCtgtcaagaagaagaagaaaa GTGTCATTTCATGCCCACCTCCAGTCCctggggaagaggagggggagggctACGAGACGGACCATCAGGACTACTGCGAGGTGTGTCAGCAGGGCGGAGAAATCATCCTGTGTGACACTTGTCCCAGAGCTTATCACCTCGTCTGTCTGGAGCCTGAGCTGGACAAGGCCCCCGAGGGCAAGTGGAGCTGCCCGCACTGC GAAAAAGAAGGAATCCAGTGGGAAGCAAAGGACGAGGAGTTTGAGGACTTTGAGGAGGACAGCGAGGACAGGGTGATATCAGACGTCGGGGCCGGGATTGTGGTCCCCACcggggcggaggaggaggatgacgacCACATGGAGTTCTGTCGGGTGTGCAAAGACGGAGGTGAACTGTTGTGTTGCGACACCTGCACCTCGTCGTACCACATCCACTGTCTCAACCCGCCGCTGCCAGAGATCCCCAACGGAGAGTGGCTGTGTCCACGATGCACG TGTCCGCAAATCAAAGGCCGCGTCCAGAAAATTCTCCACTGGCGGTGGGGAGAGCCTCCATCGCCGATTCCTGTTCCCCCGGCTCCTGACGCCGCGCCTGACGCCCCGCCGCCGCCACCCATGAAGGGCAGACCCGAGAGGGAGTTCTTTGTCAAGTTGGTCGGGCAGTCTTACTGGCACTGCACATGGATCACCGAGCTTCAG CTGGAGATCTTCCACTCGGTGATGTacagaaactaccagaggaaGACGGACATGGACGAGCCTCCCAGTCTGGATTATGGTTCCGGAGGAGAAGACGAGAACGGAGTGGGAAAGAGCGAGAAGAGGAGGGCTAAGGATCCTGAGTACGCCATCATGGATGACAAATACTACAAGTATGGCATCAAGCCTGAGTGGATGATGATCCACCGCATCATCAATCACAG CTCtcactgtttgtctgtcagtgtgGACAAGAAGGTGACGTACCACTACCTGGTGAAGTGGAGAGACCTGACCTACGACCAGTGCACCTGGGAGAGGGACGACCTGGATATCCCTGATTTTGCAATTTACAAGGCCAAATACTGGAGGCACAG AGATTTAATAACGAAGGAGGATCCAGACAAACCCAGGAAGATGAGGAGCAGGAACCCAGAGGGTGAAGAGGAGTCTCCTGCTTCACCAGTCACTGAC CCTACGATAAAATACGAAGAGCAGCCAGACTTCGTCACATCGACCGGCGGGACGCTGCATCTGTACCAGCTCGAGGGTCTGAACTGGCTGCGGTTTTCTTGGGCCCAGGGCACCGACACCATCCTCGCAGATGAGATGGGCCTCGGCAAAACCATCCAGACCATTGTCTTCCTCTACTCACTTTTCAAAGAG GGTCACACCAAGGGCCCGTTCCTGGTCAGCGCTCCGCTCTCCACCATCATCAACTGGGAGAGGGAGTTCGAGATGTGGGCACCCAACTTCTACGTAGTGACGTACACAGGAGACAAGGACAGTCGAGCCATCATCCGAGAGAACGAGTTCTCCTTCGACGACACGGCTGTCAAAGGAGGAAAGAAGGCCTTTAAACTGAGG AGGGACGCTCCTATTAAATTCCATGTGCTGCTGACGTCCTATGAGTTGGTGACCATCGACCAGACGGCGCTCAAGTCCATCGACTGGGCCTGTCTGGTGGTGGACGAGGCTCACCGCCTTAAGAACAACCAGTCCAAG TTTTTCAGGCGTCTGAACGATTATAAGATCGaccacaagctgctgctgacaggaaCTCCTCTGCAGAACAACCTGGAGGAGCTGTTCCACCTGCTCAACTTCCTCACGCCCAACCGCTTCAA TAACCTCGAGGGCTTCCTGGAAGAGTTTGCCGACATTTCCAAGGAGGACCAGATCAAGAAGCTCCACGACCTCCTGGGGCCTCACATGCTGCGGAGGCTGAAGGCCGACGTCTTCAAGAACATGCCCGCCAAGACCGAGCTGATTGTCAGAGTGGAGCTGAGCCCTATGCAGaa GAAATACTACAAGTTGATTCTGACCAAGAATTTCGAGGCTCTGAACTCGAAGGGAGGAAACCAGGTGTCACTGCTCAACATCATGATGGACCTCAAGAAGTGCTGCAACCACCCCTACCTCTTCCCTGTGGCCTccatg GAAGCTCAGAAAACGCCCACCGGTGCTTACGAGGGGTCGGCCCTCACCAAGGCTTCTGGGAAACTGACGCTGATGCAGAAAATGCTGAGGAATCTGAAAGAGCAGGGGCACCGAGTGCTTGTGTTCTCACAG ATGACTAAAATGATGGACTTGTTAGAAGACTTCCTGGACTATGAGGGTTATAAGTACGAGAGAATTGACGGAAGCGTCACGGGAGCGCTGAGACAAGAGGCCATCGATCGCTTCAATG CTCCTGGTGCTTGTCAGTTTTGTTTCCTGCTCTCCACCAGAGCCGGAGGTTTGGGGATCAACTTGGCCACAGCTGACACCGTCGTCATCTTCGACTCGGACTGGAATCCTCACAACGACATACAG GCGTTCAGCCGAGCCCACCGAATCGGGCAGGCCAACAAGGTTATGATCTACCGCTTTGTGACCCGAGCCAGCGTGGAGGAGCGGATCACTCAGGTGGCCAAGAGGAAAATGATGCTGACCCACCTGGTGGTCCGGCCAGGCCTCGGATCCAAGGCAGGCTCCATGAGCAAACAGGAACTGGACGACATCCTCAAGTTTGGAACAGAGGAGCTCTTCAAGGATGAGGGAGAAG GTATGAAAAACACCACGGGGGATAAAGTGGAGGACGAGGGCAACGTCATCCACTACGACAGCTCTGCCATTGAGAGGCTGCTGGACCGAAGCCAGAACGAGTCGGACGACACGGACGTCCAGAACATGAACGAGTACCTCAGCTCCTTTAAAGTGGCCCAGTACATGGTCCGAGAGGAGGATAAG GTCGAGGAGATCGAGCGGGAGATCATCaaacaggaggagaacgtgGACCCTGATTATTGGGAGAAGCTGCTGCGGCACCACtacgagcagcagcaggaggaccTCGCCAGCAAACTGGGTAAAGGCAAGAGGAACCGCAAGCCCGTCAACTACAACGACGCAGCACAGGAGGACCAAG AGTGGCATGCTGACATTTCAGATAACCAGTCCGAGTATTCAGTGGGCtccgaggaggaggacgaggacttTGACGATCGAccagagg GTCGAAGACAGTCGCGTCGCCAGTTGAGGAATGAGAAAGATaaacctctgcctcctctcctggCCAGAGTCGGAGGCAACCTTGAG GTGCTGGGCTTTAACACACGCCAGCGGAAGGCCTTCCTGAACGCAGTGATGCGCTGGGGGATGCCGTCTCAGGACGCGTTTTCCTCCCAGTGGTTGGTGAGAGACCTCAGGGGCAAGAGTGAAAAAGAATTCAA AGCTTACGTGTCTCTCTTCATGCGTCACCTGTGCGAGCCGGTGGCTGACGGCGCTGAGACGTTCGCAGACGGTGTCCCGAGGGAGGGACTGTGTCGCCAGCCGGTCCTCACGCGAATCGGCGTCATGTCCCTCGTCAAGAAGAAG ATCCAGGAGTTTGAGCACATCAACGGCCGGTGGAGTCTCCCAGAGCTCAAGCCTGAGGTCAACGTGGACAAATCCTCCTCCAGGGCCTCCTCTCCCGCAGTGAAGACCGCCACGCCCACGCCAGACGGCAGCTACAGCAACACACCGTGCACCTCCATGCCAG CGACCCCTGCTCCTGCAGACAAGTTGGAAAAGAAcggaaaagagggggagaaggaggaggacaaagaggaaGGTGAGACCCTGTCggagaaagggaaggagaagGATGAGGGGACAGAGGTGGACGACAACAAGACTGGAGACTCTGAAGAG CTGTCCTCGACAAAAGAGACACCACAGAGTGCGTCTCCTTGTCAAAAGGCCGAAGATATAGAGGAGCACGACCTGAAAGAGGCGGAGAAGAAGGAAACGCCAGACAGTCCAGCTGCCgcgacagaggagaagaaagcgCAGGAGGAGAGCAACGAAGAGACGAAGCAAGACACAGAgttaaaagaagagaaatcag ATGGAGAGAAGACGgcggaggagaaggaaaaagacaacGAAAAGCACGAAGAGACGCCCACGGCAACGGAAGCGACAGACGCCAAGGAGAAGTCCGAGGTGGCCGACGTGAAGAAAG AGGAGGTGAAAGGTGAAAAAGATGCCGGAAAAGAAGTCAGAGCAGCGAAGGAGGAGGCACCCAAAGGTAACGGGAGGCCTCCTGTTGAGCGACCTCGCTTCATGTTCAACATCGCAGATGGCGGCTTCACTG AGCTGCACACTCTTTGGCAGAACGAGGAGCGGGCTGCCATCTCCTCGGGGAAGATGAACGAGATCTGGCACCGCCGACACGACTTCTGGCTGCTGGCGGGAATTGTGAT TCACGGCTACGCCCGGTGGCAGGACATCCAGAACGATCCCCAGTTCGCCATCGTCAACGAGCCTTTCAAGACGCAGGCGAACAAAGGCAACTTCCTGGAGATGAAGAACAAGTTCCTGGCTCGACGGTTTAAG CTGTTGGAGCAGGCGCTCGTGATCGAGGAGCAGCTGCGGCGGGCGGCCTACCTGAACATGACCCAGGACCCCAGCCACCCAGCCATGGCACTCAACGCTCGCTTTGCAGAGGTGGAGTGCCTGGCGGAGTCGCACCAGCACCTCAGCAAGGAGTCGCTGGCGGGAAACAAGCCAGCCAACTCTGTCCTGCACAAAG